Proteins from one Streptomyces cynarae genomic window:
- a CDS encoding DUF6185 family protein, which translates to MILAIACRGYSSAEAQNGAPDPCMTNQLSARVANAEIDFNQHARTHVQVQSKMTIKVPETAWPLAKDLMLGSESSKYRTAMRCLLREGENIDGNLQKNPRNAEWRFRNPQVTAKDNLVTVRYDALAWVKTASIVQIGPWEINAKESDKWKVYLRPPKTLEKARWEHIEVKLGGLNTGNIKRPAVSASKNSLVWAAQPPQNVEVDVDPPWQRTLALHTEQSFWSTVGVASWWVCASAVIALAALRLRRKALSDQSGQNERDVQVSTFQVSGANKRCHESSGKALFHWSGLSTAVALAVLLLISHPVISVPSSWRALISIAAAVTLALVARPWCQVVVDPDPHTGAGTSANTKAGVDEPASPGAGTDTNHRDVRSRQARVIIATVSAVAVIGLLVVLAPHLFGLQAELKPEAPLTVSRAVGLTLLGLATLWLWLAAMAAWGWRFALEGGLVRSSWTSKWNHTPARWVALVGVLLAVVAGAMFSCFWWANEHQWRRVTWLLDQTSSNSRDINISKFLVMFPFTGLTWLYAYTWVLTGIALIAFLRVEAQRSRTGGVEYALWPDGKAEGLLTAAVFAFVVGLRNVPFAGSIALYGVWLPLNIASLCAVVTLGRRWSVLGFRVSNDGMGTQPSFPVRRLGSKWGRHELLKKAHQYRSLQHQLYLVDHGRIEGVTREQLETKLHELHEWLIAGCGEGHPPDQDSVLDVALAWGPEDHWWDNARHAGRLAFYFGIPASAALVWLTHLKDYQSWILTLHDPIGFPEILANLLTYQAAWAGAGFVMGALWRLLPGRRGPVRALAITAAFAIPVCLGALLSRITDTDLGYAFLTVLLMLTILTLTSMWMDSATFTEERQLWPTRFGLLLSVYQLRGLSAQIAYLLGQVSIAVGIWVQLASAKSLPPVR; encoded by the coding sequence GTGATCCTGGCAATTGCGTGTCGGGGATATTCTTCCGCGGAGGCGCAGAACGGTGCTCCTGATCCATGCATGACGAACCAGCTCAGTGCCCGCGTCGCCAATGCCGAGATTGATTTTAATCAGCACGCCCGGACCCATGTGCAGGTGCAGTCAAAAATGACGATCAAAGTACCTGAAACGGCATGGCCTCTAGCGAAAGACCTAATGCTCGGCAGTGAATCCTCTAAGTATCGGACCGCGATGCGTTGCCTATTGCGCGAGGGTGAAAATATAGACGGGAATCTACAAAAGAATCCACGCAACGCCGAGTGGCGCTTTCGTAACCCGCAGGTAACCGCTAAAGATAACTTGGTTACTGTGCGATATGATGCACTCGCCTGGGTGAAGACTGCAAGCATCGTCCAGATTGGCCCATGGGAAATCAACGCCAAGGAGAGTGATAAGTGGAAAGTTTACCTACGGCCACCGAAAACCCTAGAGAAAGCACGGTGGGAGCACATTGAGGTCAAGCTAGGCGGTCTCAATACGGGAAATATTAAGCGGCCTGCAGTTTCTGCCAGCAAGAACAGTTTGGTATGGGCAGCGCAGCCACCGCAGAACGTCGAGGTCGACGTGGATCCACCCTGGCAGCGCACTTTGGCCCTGCATACGGAGCAGTCCTTCTGGAGCACAGTCGGTGTCGCCTCATGGTGGGTGTGCGCCTCGGCGGTAATCGCACTAGCCGCCCTCCGTCTGAGACGGAAGGCGCTTTCTGACCAATCAGGCCAGAACGAGCGCGACGTTCAGGTATCGACGTTTCAGGTTAGCGGGGCAAATAAAAGGTGCCACGAAAGCTCCGGGAAAGCACTTTTCCATTGGTCAGGGCTTAGTACAGCAGTGGCCCTCGCCGTACTTCTGTTAATTTCGCATCCAGTCATCTCGGTTCCGTCATCGTGGCGCGCCCTGATCAGTATCGCGGCAGCCGTGACCCTGGCCCTCGTCGCTCGTCCTTGGTGTCAGGTCGTAGTGGACCCCGACCCCCACACCGGGGCTGGCACGTCCGCCAACACCAAGGCAGGAGTTGACGAGCCCGCCAGCCCCGGCGCTGGCACTGACACCAACCATAGGGATGTTCGAAGCAGACAGGCTCGCGTCATCATCGCGACTGTTTCAGCGGTGGCCGTGATCGGCTTGCTTGTTGTGCTGGCCCCCCACTTGTTCGGCCTGCAGGCCGAACTCAAGCCGGAAGCGCCGCTGACCGTCTCCCGGGCAGTCGGGCTCACGCTGTTGGGGCTTGCAACGCTGTGGCTTTGGCTGGCCGCGATGGCAGCATGGGGTTGGCGTTTCGCGCTGGAAGGGGGGCTGGTACGCAGTTCCTGGACCAGTAAGTGGAACCATACGCCGGCCCGGTGGGTGGCACTTGTCGGAGTCCTGCTCGCTGTGGTTGCCGGGGCCATGTTTTCTTGCTTCTGGTGGGCCAATGAACATCAGTGGAGACGCGTCACGTGGCTCCTCGACCAAACTAGTTCCAATTCCCGCGATATCAACATTAGCAAATTTCTTGTGATGTTCCCATTTACTGGCCTCACTTGGCTTTACGCCTACACTTGGGTGCTCACAGGGATTGCCCTCATCGCCTTTCTGCGCGTGGAGGCCCAGCGGAGTCGGACCGGTGGAGTGGAATACGCCTTGTGGCCGGATGGGAAAGCCGAGGGTCTGCTGACAGCCGCCGTATTTGCCTTCGTCGTTGGGCTTCGGAATGTCCCGTTCGCGGGATCCATCGCACTCTATGGTGTCTGGCTCCCCCTAAATATTGCCTCGCTGTGCGCGGTTGTTACCCTAGGGCGGCGATGGTCAGTGCTAGGTTTCCGAGTCTCCAATGACGGTATGGGGACTCAGCCTTCTTTCCCTGTGCGCAGACTCGGCTCCAAATGGGGTCGACATGAGCTCCTGAAAAAAGCGCACCAGTACCGCAGTTTGCAGCACCAGTTGTACTTGGTGGATCATGGGCGTATCGAGGGTGTCACACGGGAGCAGTTGGAGACTAAACTACATGAGCTCCATGAGTGGTTGATTGCCGGATGCGGCGAGGGCCATCCACCTGACCAAGACTCTGTGCTGGACGTCGCCCTTGCTTGGGGTCCAGAAGACCACTGGTGGGACAATGCGCGGCACGCAGGGCGCCTGGCATTTTACTTCGGAATTCCAGCGAGTGCTGCTCTCGTCTGGCTCACCCACCTCAAGGATTACCAAAGTTGGATTCTCACGCTTCATGACCCTATCGGGTTTCCGGAAATCCTGGCAAATCTCCTTACCTATCAGGCGGCGTGGGCCGGTGCTGGTTTCGTCATGGGGGCGCTGTGGCGACTCCTTCCCGGGCGTCGCGGTCCTGTGCGGGCATTGGCTATCACCGCTGCCTTTGCCATCCCTGTCTGTTTGGGGGCCTTGCTCAGCCGTATTACTGATACGGACCTGGGCTACGCCTTTCTGACGGTCTTGCTCATGCTCACCATTCTGACGCTCACCAGCATGTGGATGGACTCGGCAACCTTCACAGAAGAGAGGCAACTCTGGCCGACTCGCTTCGGTTTGCTACTTTCGGTCTATCAATTGCGAGGCCTATCCGCGCAGATCGCGTACCTTCTCGGCCAGGTATCGATTGCTGTGGGAATCTGGGTGCAATTGGCCAGCGCCAAGTCCTTGCCTCCCGTTAGGTAG